From Streptomyces sp. NBC_01460, a single genomic window includes:
- a CDS encoding S1 family peptidase yields MVRTGLSALLMMGTWAAVGPIQASAADSPSSAEAQASAGIITAMQRDLGLTKSQAEARLTAEKAATSLQGKASGAAGASFGGSWFDAESGRLTVAVTDPAKAGDVRATGARVQVVDHTARELDATKKRLDALSAPSGVSSWHVDPRANSVVVNVVASEQGDNDVRTFVAKARKAGPVTVKQTAEAPQTFAAGTVGGDPYYTGNVRCSIGFSVHGGFVTAGHCGQAGGAVRGWDGSAIGNFQGSSFPENDYAWVNVGSGWWTVPVVLGWGTVSDQLVRGSNEAPIGASICRSGSTTHWHCGNVLAKNETVNYSQGAVRQMTKTSVCAEPGDSGGSFISGDQAQGVTSGGWGNCSSGGETWHQPINEILNRYGLTLHTA; encoded by the coding sequence ATGGTGCGGACGGGTCTCTCCGCACTGCTCATGATGGGCACCTGGGCGGCTGTCGGTCCGATCCAGGCCTCCGCGGCGGACTCCCCCTCCTCCGCCGAAGCGCAGGCCTCCGCCGGGATCATCACCGCCATGCAGCGGGACCTCGGGCTGACGAAAAGTCAGGCGGAGGCGCGGCTCACCGCCGAGAAGGCGGCGACGTCCCTGCAGGGGAAGGCGAGCGGGGCGGCCGGGGCCTCGTTCGGCGGCTCCTGGTTCGACGCGGAGAGCGGCAGGCTCACGGTCGCCGTCACGGATCCAGCCAAGGCCGGTGACGTCAGGGCGACCGGCGCGCGGGTCCAGGTGGTCGACCACACCGCCCGGGAGCTCGACGCCACCAAGAAGCGACTCGACGCGCTCTCCGCGCCGAGCGGCGTCAGCAGCTGGCACGTCGATCCCCGGGCGAACAGCGTCGTCGTGAACGTCGTCGCCTCCGAGCAGGGTGACAACGATGTCCGCACATTCGTCGCGAAGGCGCGCAAGGCGGGCCCCGTGACGGTGAAGCAGACCGCTGAGGCTCCGCAGACCTTCGCGGCGGGGACGGTCGGTGGCGACCCCTACTACACCGGCAACGTCCGCTGTTCCATAGGCTTCTCGGTGCACGGCGGCTTCGTCACGGCGGGCCACTGCGGCCAGGCCGGCGGAGCGGTCAGGGGCTGGGACGGCTCGGCCATCGGCAACTTCCAGGGCTCGTCCTTCCCGGAGAACGACTACGCCTGGGTGAACGTGGGCAGCGGCTGGTGGACCGTCCCGGTGGTCCTGGGCTGGGGCACCGTCTCCGACCAGCTGGTCCGCGGCTCCAACGAGGCCCCGATCGGCGCCTCGATCTGCCGCTCCGGCTCCACCACCCACTGGCACTGCGGCAACGTGCTCGCCAAGAACGAGACCGTGAACTACAGCCAGGGCGCCGTCCGTCAGATGACCAAGACCAGCGTGTGCGCCGAACCGGGCGACTCGGGCGGCTCGTTCATCAGCGGTGACCAGGCGCAGGGAGTCACGTCCGGCGGCTGGGGCAACTGCAGCAGCGGCGGCGAGACCTGGCACCAGCCCATCAACGAGATCCTCAACCGCTACGGCCTGACGCTCCACACGGCCTGA
- a CDS encoding phosphotransferase family protein, translated as MRARVEPEDLSGLVGDALGAGCRIVGVDRLRGGSRKGVYRVRLTGSAPASVIVYSWADEENFWPGAAGGDASDPFAPASGLVPFLAARRRLDEIGARVPRLLWADDTERRHPADVAVVEDVADGTLEALLASEPGRARAVLDDLARTLGLMQHHHAARYGRVDLLERGGVALGTSCEQLVLDRALRDVDEVAERDARIAAVRGRLVDRLRELRAQVIPRTAYGLIHGELGPDHVLVSPAGRAVLIDIEGLMHFDAEWEHVFLRLRFRRHYEALSRPGLDPRRLALYALAAHLSLVAGPLRLLDGDFPDRESMRRIAAHNLSEVLTLLP; from the coding sequence ATGCGTGCACGGGTGGAGCCGGAGGACCTGTCGGGGCTGGTGGGCGACGCTCTGGGGGCGGGATGCCGGATCGTCGGGGTCGACCGCCTGCGCGGCGGGAGCAGGAAGGGCGTGTACCGGGTCAGGCTTACCGGGAGCGCGCCGGCGAGCGTGATCGTCTACAGCTGGGCGGACGAGGAGAACTTCTGGCCCGGTGCTGCCGGCGGCGATGCGAGCGACCCGTTCGCGCCCGCTTCCGGGCTGGTGCCGTTCCTGGCCGCGCGGCGCAGGCTGGACGAGATCGGGGCGCGCGTTCCGCGCCTGCTGTGGGCGGACGACACCGAGCGGCGCCACCCGGCGGACGTCGCCGTGGTCGAGGACGTCGCGGATGGCACGCTGGAGGCGCTCCTCGCATCGGAGCCCGGTCGCGCGAGAGCGGTCCTGGACGACCTGGCGCGGACCCTGGGTCTGATGCAGCATCACCATGCTGCGCGCTACGGCAGGGTGGACCTGCTGGAACGGGGTGGCGTCGCCCTCGGAACCTCCTGTGAACAGCTGGTTCTCGACCGTGCCCTGCGGGACGTCGACGAGGTGGCGGAGCGGGACGCCAGGATCGCGGCGGTGCGCGGCCGGCTCGTCGACCGGCTGCGGGAGCTTCGGGCGCAGGTGATCCCGCGTACCGCGTACGGACTGATCCACGGGGAGCTCGGCCCCGACCACGTCCTGGTGAGCCCGGCGGGGCGTGCCGTCCTCATCGACATCGAGGGGCTGATGCACTTCGACGCCGAGTGGGAGCACGTCTTCCTCCGCCTCCGCTTCCGCCGGCACTACGAGGCGCTGTCGCGTCCCGGCCTCGACCCCCGCCGCCTCGCTCTCTACGCCCTGGCGGCCCACCTCTCCCTGGTCGCGGGGCCCCTTCGTCTGCTCGACGGCGACTTCCCGGACAGGGAGTCCATGCGGAGGATCGCCGCACACAACCTCAGCGAGGTGCTGACTCTGCTCCCGTAG